Proteins encoded by one window of Dioscorea cayenensis subsp. rotundata cultivar TDr96_F1 chromosome 6, TDr96_F1_v2_PseudoChromosome.rev07_lg8_w22 25.fasta, whole genome shotgun sequence:
- the LOC120263159 gene encoding uncharacterized protein LOC120263159 yields MLLAQCPISIASVAPVETVDYVGGGPRGPGNPYGNTYNQGWRNHPNFSWGQQQQPRPQQPQGLPQQFPQQAEKKFSTEDVLARFMISTEAKFVNINNQFAEVNTVLRNVQASIQSLENQVGQLARANSERPPGSLPSNTENNPREHLKAVTLRSGKQVEARAKEGSSTEHDGVAVREDPMSSESLVERGKEKQDEETLQLPTPRVPEYKPTIPYPARLKQDKEEAQFKKFLNVFKQLHINIPLVEALTQMPKYAKFMKDLLSNKRKLEELETVALPRNCSAMIQRKLPQKLTDPGSFIIPCGIGEGMQEKALADSGAEINVMPYIVAFLKLGLDDMRPTRMTIQLADRVS; encoded by the coding sequence ATGCTACTTGCTCAGTGTCCAATCTCAATAGCCTCTGTTGCCCCAGTCGagacagttgattatgttgggggagGCCCTCGAGGTCCAGGCAATCCCTATGGAAACACATATAATcaggggtggaggaatcacccaaatttttcttgggGTCAACAACAGCAACCTCGGCCCCAGCAGCCTCAGGGACTTCCACAGCAATTTCCTCAGCAGGCCGAGAAGaagttctccaccgaagatgtGTTAGCGAGATTCATGATCAGTACTGAGgcaaaatttgtgaacatcaacaatcaatTCGCTGAAGTGAACACCGTTTTGAGGAATGTTCAGGCCTCCATCCAATCATTGGAGAACCAAGTTGGGCAGCTTGCTAGGGCAAATTCAGAGCGCCCACCGGGTAGCCTCCCTAGTAACACTGAAAATAATCCAAGGGAGCATTTGAAGGCCGTCACCCTCAGAAGTGGGAAACAGGTTGAAGCACGAGCCAAGGAGGGCTCAAGTACTGAGCATGATGGGGTAGCCGTACGGGAAGACCCGATGTCGTCTGAGAGTTTAGTTGAaaggggaaaagaaaaacaagatgaagaaacccttcAACTACCAACACCAAGGGTACCTGAGTACAAGCCGACCATACCCTATCCGGCCAGGTTAAAGCAAGATAAAGAGGAagctcaattcaagaaattcctgAATGTGTTCAAGCAGTTACACATAAATATCCCTCTTGTTGAGGCGTTAAcccaaatgcccaagtatgccaaaTTTATGAAAGACCTGCTGagtaacaagagaaaattggaggaattaGAAACTGTTGCATTGCCACGGAACTGCTCGGCGATGATTCAGAGGAAGCTCCCTCAGAAGTTGACTGATCCCgggagcttcatcattccatgtggGATTGGAGAAGGCATGCAAGAGAAGGCGTTAGCAGATTCTGGGGCCGAGATCAATGTGATGCCCTACATAGTCGCTTTTTTGAAATTGGGGTTAGATGACATGAGGCCTACAAGGATGACAATACAACTTGCAGATCGGGTCTCATAA